Sequence from the Pseudomonas sp. 7SR1 genome:
GCGCCACCAGTTCGATATTGTCCGGCAGCTTGACCAGATAATCGTTGGCGCCAGCGGCGAAGGCCGCGCTCTTGACCAGGGGGTCCTCCTTGGTGGACAGGACGATGATCGGGATGTCGCGGGTGGCCGGGTGGTTGCGGTACTCGCGCACCAGGCTCAGGCCGTCGAGGCCGGGCATCACCAGGTCCTGGAGAATCACCGTCGGCTTGATGCGCACGGCATGGGCGATGGCCTGGTGCGGGTCGGAACAGAAATGGAAGTCGATGTTGTCTTCGTTCGACAGCCCGCGTCGCACCGCCTCGCCGATCATCGCCTGGTCGTCGACGAGAAGGACCATGGCGGCATTCTCGTCACGCTTGAAATCGTCGAGCTGTAATTCGTTCATGAGGCTCACCTGAGTACGGCTTTGACCAGGACTGCTGGGGTTGTCATTGTGCAAAAATCTCTACCAGCCGGGGGGCTATGTCGTCGAGGGTCAGGATCTGCGTCGCCGCGTCGATGGCCGCTGCCGCCTTGGGCATGCCATACACCGCGCTGCTTCGCTGGTCCTGGGCGATGGTCACGCAGCCTTGCTGGCGCATCAGTTTAAGCCCTTGTGCGCCATCGCGGCCCATGCCGGTAAGCAAGACACCCACCGCATCACCGTTCCAGAAGTGGGCGACGCTTTCGAAAAACACATCGATGGAAGGCCGATAGATCTCGTTGACCGGCTCGGCGGTGTAGGCCAGGGTGCCATTTTTCAGCAGGCGTAAATGATGGTTGGTGCCAGCCAGCAGCACCGTGCCATTTTGCGGCGGCTCGCCGTTTCGCGCCAGGCGCACCTTGTGGCCCGACACACTGGCGAGCCACTCGGCCATCCCGGCGGCGAACACCTCGTCCACATGCTGGACCAGGACAATGGCCGGGCCAAAGTACCGTGGCAAGGCCTTGAGCAGGACTTCCAGCGCCGCCGGCCCGCCCGCGGACGAACCGATGGCCACCAGCCCGTTGCGGGACGCCGCGGCACGTTGGGCCGCCGGTACGGGACGCTCGCGACTGCCCCGCTCGCCGATCAGCCAGCCGATGTTGGTGATCTTGCGCAGCAACGGTGCCGCCGCGTCCTCCGGGTTGCCGACGCCCAGGGCCGGCGTATCCACCACGTCCAGGGCGCCGTTGCCCATGGCTTCGAACACCCGGTGCACGTTCTGCTGGCTGTCGCCGGTGACGATGAGGATGGCGCAGGGGTTGTCGGCCATGATCCGGCGCGTGGCTTCCACGCCATCCATGACCGGCATGAGCAGGTCCATCAGGATCAGGTCGGGGGTGTATTCGGCGCAACGCTGCACCGCCTCGGCGCCGTTGGCAGCCACCCAGACCAACTGGTGGGCCGGCTCGAACGCCAGCGCGCGGCGCAGGGCCTCGACTGCCAGGGGCATGTCATTGACGATGGCAATCTTCAAGAACGCGCTCCTCCGATCAGTTCCACCACGGCATCGAGCAAGGCGTCGTCATGGAAACTCGCCTTGGCCAGATAATAGTCGGCCCCCGCGTCCAGGCCACGGCGGCGGTCTTCTTCCCGATCCTTGTAGGACACCACCATCACTGGCAGCGATTGCAGGCGGTTGTCGCGCCGCAGCAGGGTCACCAGTTCGATGCCGTCCATGCGCGGCATGTCGATGTCGGTGATCAGCAAGTCGAAATCCTCGGAGCGCAGGGCATTCCAGCCGTCCATGCCGTCCACTGCCACGGCGACATCGTAGCCGCGCCCCAGCAGCAGTTTGCGCTGCAATTCACGCACGGTCAGGGAGTCATCCACCACCAGGATCCGCTTGCGCGGGGCCTGGGCCTGGTCCTGGCGGGCGATGCGCTCCAGGCGTCCGGTATCGAGCAGCTTGTCCACCGAGCGCAGCAGGTCTTCGACATCGACGATCAGTGCCACCGAGCCGTCGTCCAGCAAGGCGCCGGCGGAAATGTCCTGGACCTTGCCCAGGCGCTCGTCCAGCGGCAGGACCACCAGGGTCCTTTCGCCGATGATGCGCTCCACCGCCACGCCGTAGATCGTCTCGCGCTCGCGGATCACCACCACCTTGAGACTCTGGCCACTGTTGCGGGTTGCCGGACGGTTGAGCAACTGGCTGGCGGCGACCAGCCCGACATGCCGGCCTTCATGCCAGAAATGCTGGCGACCCTCGACCTGTACGATGTCTTCCGGCGCCAGGTCGCACATGCGTTCGATGTGCGCCAGGGGAAAGGCATAGGCTTCGGCGCCGACTTCCACCACCAGGCTGCGCACTACCGAAAGCGTCAGCGGCACTTCCAGGTGGAAACGGCTGCCCTCGCCTGCGGTCTGCTCCAGTACCACCGCGCCACGCAGCTGCCGGACCATATGCTGGACGGCATCCAGGCCGACGCCGCGTCCGGAGACTTCGGTGACCCTGTCTCGCAGGCTGAAGCCGGGCAGGAAGAGAAAGGCCAGCAGTTCCTCTTCACTCAAGCTGGCAGCGGTGTGCTCGGGCGAAAGGCCGCGCTCGACGACGCTGCGGCGCACCCGTTCCAGATCGACGCCGGCCCCATCGTCGGACAATTGCAGGACCAGCAGACCGGCTTGATGGGAGGCACGCAGGCGGATCAGGCCCTCGGCAGGCTTGCCTGCCAGCAACCGTTGATCCGGGGATTCGATACCGTGGTCCACGGCGTTGCGCAGCAAATGAGTCAGCGGGGCTTCGAGCTTTTCCAGGACGTCGCGGTCCACCTGGGTTTTCTCGCCTTCGATTTCCAGGCGCACCTGCTTGCCCAGGCTGCGGCCCAGGTCCCGGACCATCCGCGCCTGGCCAGACAGTACGTCGGCGAATGGACGCATGCGACAGGCCAGCGCCGTGTCGTACAGCACCTGCGCCCGTTGGCTGGCCTGCCAGGCAAACTCATCCAGCTCGGCCACTTTCTGCGCCAGCAACTGTTGGGTCTCGGCCAGCAGGCGCCGGGCGTCACCCAGGGCCTCCTGGGCCTGAAGACTCAAGGCGTGATCCTTGAGGTGCACGTTCAGCTCTTCCAGGGCGCGCAAACCGTTGCCTTGCTGGCGCTTGAGCCGTTGCATCGTCGCCAGCCAGGGCCTGAGGCGCTGGGTTTCCACCAGGGATTTGCTCGACAGGTCCAGCAGGCTGTTCAGGCGCTCGGCGGTGACCCGCAGCACCCGCTCGCCCCCTTCACTGACCCGCTTGCCCTTGGGGGCCGGCTCCATGGGCGCGGGCGCGGGCGCTGGCTCCAGTTCCGGCAACTGGATCGGCATGGGCTCGATGGGCCTGGCGCTGACCGCCGCCGGTGCACCGGAGGGGTCGAGCAAGCGGGCCATCAGCGCCACGTATCCTTCGACATCGGACGCACCGACGCTGTTGCCCGGCGTGGCGATGCGCGTCAGCAGGTCGGTGCCTTGCAGCAAGGCATCGATGTGCTCGGCGCTCAGGCGCAGGCGTCCTTCCTGGGCGCTGACCAGGCAATCCTCCATGACATGGGCCACGCTGACCCCGGCGTCCACCCCGACGATCCGCGCCGCGCCCTTGAGAGAGTGAGCGGCGCGCATGCACGACTCCAGGTGCTCGACCTGGGTCGGATCGCGCTCCAGGGCCAGCAGACCGGCGCTCAGCACCTGGACCTGGGCTTCGGCTTCCAGGCTGAACAGTTCCAGCAACGAGGCATCGCGCATCTGATCGGGGGTCATGACAGGCTCCGGGCCACGGCACTCAACAACTGCTCCTCGTCCAGCCAACGCAGGCTGCGCTCCCTGAAGGGCAGCACGCCACGGGTGTATTTGTCGCCAGATGGCGACGCGGCCGCCAGGATGCGTTCGTCGATGGCATGGATGCCGTCCACTTCATCCACAGGCATCACCACCGGCCCGCCCTGGGCCGCGACGATCAGCATGCGCGGCATGATCCGTCCACCGGATGCCGCGGCCGAGCCCGGTTCCAGATCCAGCAGTTGCACCAGCGACAGACAGGCCACCAGCGCCCCGCGCACATTCGCCACTCCCAGAAGGGCTCGCGAGCGCTGGTGCGGCAACGAATGGATCGGCTGCAAGGGCGCCACTTCCACCAGGCTGCGGGTGGTCAGCGCCAACCACTCCTCGCCCAGGCGGAACATCAGCAGCGAACGGGTGACAACATCGCTGTCCACTGGGGCATGGACCTGCTCCCGGTCGTCCTGTCGAAGGGCATAGCGGTCGAGCAGGCGAGTGGCCGCCGCCGAATACACCGAACAGTTGCGGCAATGAATATGCTCGGCCAGCAACGGACAGGACTTGTCCCCCAGTACGCCGATGCGGTTCCAGCAATCGTCGATGGCCTGGGCATCGTCACGGGTGACGTCATGGAAAACCGAACCGCTCATCGTGGATGCTCACTGTCAGCCGCGCGCCCGCTGCGGGCGGCGCGTTCCTGCAATCGACGGGCTCCGGCCGCGTCCCCCTGGGAAGCCAGCAGCGCCGCCAGATGCACCAGGGCCTCGGCGTGTTGCGGCTCAAGATAAAGCGCCTTGCGATAGAAACCCTGGGCCTGGAGCGCATTCCCGGCCATGTCGCTGAGCAGGCCCAGCCAGTAGAACACCTGGGCCTTGGGTGGATGGTTGCTCAAGTATCGCTCGCAGGCGGCCCGCGCCTCGGCGCTTTTGCCAGCATTGGCGAGCGTGGCGATATCGGCCAGCAAGGTGGCGGCGTCGCTGTCTTTCGCCGGAGCTACTTTCGTCGGAGCCACTTTCGGCGAGGCCATTGGCGTCACGCTCGCCATGAACGGCCGGGGCCGGGCGGGCGCAGGGGCCACGGGCGGCACGACACGGGGCGGCAGCGGCGCAGGCACCAGGGTGGGCAACGGCTGCGGTTCGGCGACACCCTGGCGGCTGAATGCGAACGACTGGGGCACGCCGATCGAGCGCAGCCCCAGCCGCCCCAGCAGGCTGCCCTCGGCGGGACCGATGAACAGCACGCCGTCCTGGTGGGTCAGGCGCTTGAGCACCTCGAATACCAGCCGTTGGGTCGGCTGGTCGAAATAGATCAGCAGGTTGCGGCAGAACACGAAATCGTAGGGGGCCTCGTTCGCCAGCAAGGCCGGATCCAGCAGGTTGCCCACCTGCAGGCGCACCTGCTCGCGGACCCGCTCGCCGAGACGATAGCCGTCCCCGTCGGCCGTGAAATATCGCTCGCGAAACGCCAGGTCCGCGCCCCGGAATGAATTCCTGCCATAACGAGCCTCCCGGGCGCGCTCCACAGAAAGCGGGCTGACATCCAGTCCATCGACCTTGAACTGGTGAGGCTGTACGCCGGCATCGAGCAGCGCCATGGCGATGGAATACGGCTCTTCGCCCGTGGAACACGGCAAGCTGAGAATGCGTAGCGCACGCAGGTGCCGGATCGCCGTCAGGCGCTGGACGGCCAGCCGGGCCAGGGTCGCGAAGGATTCCGGGTAACGGAAGAACCAGGTTTCCGGGACGATCACCGCTTCGATCAGTGCTTGCTGCTCCTGGGTCGATTGCAGCAGGCAGTGCCAATATTCTTCGACCGTTCGCCCTGGCACGGCGGTGATGCGCTGGCGTACGGCCCGTTCGATGATGGCCACGCCCACGGAGGTGACATCCAGGCCGATGCGCTCCTTAAGGAAAACGAAAAAACGCTGGTCGTTGTTCATGGCCGGGCCTTTGGCAGGTCAAGGCTCGGCGGCGTCGCGGGGAACAACAGCGCACGGACCGACTCATCGAGCAGGTCGTTGACCCGCACCCATTGCAGCAGCCCCTGGGCATCTTCGCGAACCGGCCCCAGGTACGGCGCCTGGCGGTTATCCAGGCCATAAGGCTGGAACTGCTCCGGGTCGCACCGCAAGGTATCGGTGGCCTGCTCCAGGATCAACCCCAGCACCTGCTCCGCCGATTGCCCCTCGGGCCGATAGTGCACCAGCACCAGCCGCGTACTGGTGCGGATCTCGGCGGGCTGGCCGAAGGTCAGGCTGCACAGATCGATCACCGGCACCACCGTTCCACGCCAGGCGAATACCCCGGCCACCCAGGACGGGGCCCGGGCAATCGGCTTGAGGGGCATGCGCGGCAACACCTCCACCACGTCGGTGGCCGCCAGGGCATAGCGCTCGTTGCCGATGCGAAACTGCAGGAACAGCATCTGACGGGCCGCCGGCGCGGTGCCACGTCTGGCCTCGAAGTCGCTCATCAGACTTTGAAACGCGAGACGCCGCTGCGCAGCCCCACGGCCACCTGGCTCAGTTCGTCGATGGCGGAACTGGCCTGGCGCAGGGACTCCACGGTCTGGCTGCTGGCATCGCCCAGTTGCACCAGGGCGTGGTTGATCTGCTCGGCGCCGGTGGCCTGGGCCTGCATGCCTTCGTTGACCATCAACACCCGCGGCGCCAGCGCCTGGACCTGATGGATGATCTGCGACAGTTGCTCGCCGACCTGCTGCACCTCGGCCATGCCCCGGCGTACTTCCTCGGAAAACTTGTCCATGCCCATCACGCCCGCCGACACGGCGGACTGGATTTCGCGCACCATCTGCTCGATGTCGTAGGTGGCCACGGCCGTCTGGTCGGCCAGGCGCCGCACTTCCGTGGCGACCACGGCGAAACCACGACCGTATTCACCGGCCTTCTCGGCTTCGATGGCGGCATTGAGGGACAGCAGGTTGGTCTGGTCGGCAACCTTGACGATGGTGGTCACCACCTGGTTGATGTTGCCGGCCTTCTCGTTGAGGATCGCCAGCTTGGCGTTCACCAGGTCGGCGGCCCCCATGACCGAATGCATGGTTTCCTCCATCCGCGCCAGGCCCTGCTGGCCGGAGCCGGCGGCCACCGAGGCCTGGTCGGCGGCGGTGGACACTTCGGTCATGGTGCGCACCAGGTCCCGGGACGTGGCGGCGATTTCCCGGGAGGTGGCGCCGATCTCGGTGGTGGTGGCGGCGGTCTCGGTGGCGGTGGCCTGTTGTTGCCGCGAAGTGGCGGCGATCTCGGTCACCGAGGTGGTGACCTGCACGGACGAGCGCTGGGCCTGGGACACCAGTGCCGTCAGCTCGGCCATCATGTCGTTGAAGCCGGTTTCCACGGCACCGAATTCATCCTTGCGCGCCAGGTTCAGGCGCCCGCTCAGGTCGCCGCTGCGCATGACGTCGAGGATCTCCACGATGCGGTTCATCGGCGCCATGATCGCGCGCATCAGCAACAGGCCGCAGAGCAAGGCAATGACCAGCGCGACGAGCAACGACAGCCCCATGGCGATCTTGGCTGCCATGACCGCTGTGCCGATGGTATCGGCCGCCTGCTCCGCCAACTCGCGGTTGCGCTCGATGATCTGGTTCAGATGTCCGCGTCCGTCGAGCCAGGCCGCTGTCAAATCCTTGTTCACGACCTGCCGCGCGCCTTCATAATCCTTGCGCTGATACAGGTCCAGGGCCTTGGCCAGGGCCTGGTTGAAAGTCTGGTGATTGACCTCGAATTCATCGAAAGAGACCTGGTCGGCGGGATCTTCGATCAACTTCTGGTAATTCTGTATTTCCTCGCGCAAGTGCTGCTCGAAGCCCTGGTATTGCGCCCGGTCTTCGGCGGTGATTTCGCGATTGCCGGAAAGACCGACGATTTGCTGGGTCTTGACGTAGCTGTCGACCCAACCGCCACGAATCATGGAGCTGTAGTACACCCCCGGCAGCGCATCGGCCCGGACTTTTTCTTCACTGTCCTGGATCTTCAACAACCGTGAATACGAGACAACCACCATCAGCAGCATGATGGCGATGATCACCGCGAAACTCGCCAGGATGCGTTGGCGCAATGTCCAGTTCTTCACAGTAAAACCTCGGGCATTTGAAAATGCTGGGGAGTATAGCCGAGGGCGGCGTAGCGTCTGCATGAAGGCTTGGGAGGATTTTGATCAAGTCAGGATAGCGATGGAGTGCGTTCCTGTGAGAGCGAGCTTGCTCGCGATAACGATGTACCCGTCAAAACGCTGCGACTGACCAAACGCCATCGCGAGCAAGCTCGCTCCCACAGGAAATAGCGCTGGCACACAAGACTGCCAAACATTCCAAAACCACTGTGGGAGCGAGCCCGCTCGCGATAGCGGTGTACCGGTCAAAAGCGCTGTGACTGACCGGGCGCCATCGCGAGCAGGCTCGCTCCCACAGGGAATTGTGTTGGGGCTGTTCTAGGCACTCGCCTGGCGCACCTGCTTTTCCAGTTCTGCCTTCAACCCCGGCTCCAGCTTGAGTTGGCGCGCCAGTTCATCGAGGTAGGACTTCTCCATGAAGTTTTCCTCGTCCACCAGCATCACGCTGGCGATGTACATCTCCGCGGCGATTTCCGGCGTGCTGGCGGCACGGGCGACGTCGGCCGGATCCAGGGGTTTGTTGAGCTCGGCATGCAGCCAGTGCTGCAGTTCCTGGTCGCTGTCGAGCTTGGTGAATTCGCCCTCGATCAACTGCCGCTCACGCTCGTCCACGTGACCATCGGCCTTGGCCGCCGCCACCAGCGCCCTGAGGATCGCCTGGCTATGCTGCTCGACCTGCGCCGCAGGAACGCGGTCCAGGGTCTGCGGTTCGGTTTTCGGGGCGCTGCCCTGCTGGGCCTGCCAGTTGCCATAAGCCTTGTAGGCGATCACGCCCAGGGCGGCCAGGCCACCATAGGCCAGGGCCTTGCCGCCGAAATTGCGGGCTTTCTTGTTGCCCAGCAACAAGCCCATGGCCCCGGCGGCCAGCGCCCCGCCGCCTGCGCCGGACAGCAGGCCGCCGAGGTTGCCACCGGCACCGCCGAGCAGCCCGCCCAAGCCACCGGACGATTTGCCCTGGGAAGCGCCCGCCTTGTTCTGCAACATTTCCTGACCGGACTTGAGTAGCTGGTCGAGCAATCCGCGAGTGTTCATTTGCTGCCTCCACGCATTCGGGGTAACCGGATCATTAAGGCCATCAGCCTAGATCGAAAGTGCCCCGCTGCCCCTGGCGAGATTGCTTCGAGATGTTGCCCCTCCCCTCGCTACCCATTGAAAAAACCGATATACACTGCGGCAGATCGATAAAACCGCCGACCGGATGCTTTCCCATGATGACGTTGCGCCAGATTCGCCATTTCATCGCCGTGGCCGAGACCGGCTCGATTTCCGCCGCCGCACAGACGGCCTTCATTTCCCAGTCCACCCTGACCCTGGCCATCCAGCAACTGGAGCAGGAAATCGGCGTCAGCCTGTTCAATCGTCACGCCAAGGGCATGACCCTGACGCACCAGGGGCATCAATTCCTGCGCCAGGCCCATCTGATCCTGGCCACCGTCGACAATGCCAAGCGCAGCCTGCAACACAGCACCGACCAGGTGGCCGGCCAGGTCACCATCGGTGTCACCAGCCTGGTGGCCGGCTACTACCTGGCGGACCTGCTGACTCGCTTCCAGCGCGCCTACCCCAACGTGGACATCCGGGTGATGGAGGACGAACGGCCGTATATCGAGCACCTGCTGGTCAGCGGCGAAATCGATGTCGGGGTGCTGATCCTGTCCAACCTGGAAGACCGTCACGCCTTGCAGACCGAGGTGCTGACCCATTCCCCCCACCGCTTGTGGCTGCCGGCGCAGCACCCGCTGCTGGAGCGCGACAGCATCAACCTGGCCGATGTCACCCGTGAGCCACTGATCCAGCTGAATGTCGACGAAATGGACCGCAACGCCCAGCGCCTGTGGCGCGGTGCCGGCTTGCAACCGAAGATCACCCTGCGCACCGCTTCCACCGAAGCGGTGCGCAGCCTGGTGGCGGCGGGGCTTGGTGTGTCGATCCAGCCGGACATGACCTACCGCCCCTGGTCGCTGGAAGGCGACATCATCGAGGCGCGACCGATTGCCGACCTCAGCCAGACCCTCGACGTCGGCCTGGCCTGGCGCCGGGGCACGGCGCGGCCGGCGTCGGTCGATCCGTTCCTGGCCGTCGCCCGGGAACAGCCTCATGGCGGGCGCAAACCATCTATTTAATCGAATGCAGCCTTGAGTATTTCGAATTTGTCGGCCTTGAGGCTGAGCACTAGTCTTGCTGCATCACCGCGACCCTGGTGGGAGCGAGCTTGCTCGCGATGGCGAAGTGTCAGCAACGCATTTGTCGTCGGATAGATAGACCGTCATCGCGAGCAAGCTCGCTCCCACAGGTTCTGTGTTTCAACCGAAAGAAGAGAAATCGGACATGGCTGGCACGCAAACCCCGTTGTGCACCGCGTTGCTGATCGACGCAGAGCTCGTTGCCGGTGAAGGCCCTGTCGAGCCGATCCTCAACCCGGCCACCGGTGAGGTGCTGGCCCACATCGCCGAAGCCAGCAGCGAGCAGGTGGAAGCCGCGATCCTGGCCGCCCATCGCGCCTTCGACGGGTGGTCGCGCACCACGCCGCAACAACGCTCCAACCTGCTGCTGGACATCGCTGGCGCCATCGAAAGGAACGCCGATCAACTGGCTCGCCTCGAATCCCTGAACTGCGGCAAACCGCTGCACCTGGCGCGCCAGGATGACCTGAGCGCCACGGTGGACGTGTTCCGCTTCTTCGCCGGCGCCGTGCGCTGCCAGACCGGCCAGCTCAGCGGCGAATACCTGCCTGGCTACACCAGCATGGTGCGCCGCGACCCGATTGGGGTGGTGGCATCCATCGCCCCGTGGAATTACCCGATCATGATGGCCGCGTGGAAAATCGCCCCCGCCCTGGCCGCCGGCAATACCCTGGTGTTCAAACCGTCGGAGCACACGCCGCTGTCGATCCTGGCCCTGGCACCGGTATTGGCCCGGATCCTGCCGCCAGGCGTGATCAACATCATCTGCGGAGGCGGCGAAGGGGTGGGCAGCCACCTGGTCAGTCACCCCAAGGTGCGCATGGTTTCCCTGACCGGCGATATCGTCACCGGGCAGAAGATCCTCCAGGCAGCGGCAAAGACGCTCAAGCGTACGCACCTGGAATTGGGCGGCAAGGCGCCAGTGATCGTATGCGATGACGCCGACCTGCAGGCCGTGGTCGAAGGCGTGCGCACCTACGGTTATTACAACGCCGGACAGGATTGCACCGCAGCCTGCCGGATCTACGCCCAGGACGGCATTCACGACCGCCTGGTGGCCGAGCTCGGCGCGGCGGTCAGCAGCCTGCGCTTTGCCGGCAGGCGCGATGCCGACAATGAAATCGGCCCGCTGATCAGCACCCGCCAGCGCGACCGTGTCGCCAGTTTCGTCGAGCGCGCCCTCGGCCAGCCCCACATCGAACGCATCACCGGCGCGGCGGTGCATTCCGGCGCGGGTTTCTTCTATCAGCCCACCCTGCTGGCCGGTTGCAAGCAAAGCGACGAGATCGTCCAGCGTGAGGTGTTCGGCCCGGTCGTCACCGTGACCCGCTTCGACGAGCTCAGCCAGGCGGTGGATTGGGCCAACGACTCCGAATACGGCCTGGCCTCCTCGGTATGGACACAGAACCTGGACAAGGCGATGCAGGTGGCGGCACGGCTGCAATACGGCTGCACCTGGATCAACAGCCACTTCATGCTGGTCAGCGAAATGCCCCATGGCGGCCTGAAACGTTCGGGTTATGGGAAAGACCTGTCCAGCGACTCGCTCCAGGACTACAGCGTGGTGCGCCACATCATGGCCCGCCACGGCCAGCATCTGTAGATAACAGCACTACTCTAATAACAGGCCTTCAATGGCGCTTCACCCTGTTGAAACACTGCCCCGACCATAATTAAAGCAAGAGGGATTTCCATGTACGCGCACAAGACCGCATTGCTCAGCGCAATCACCACGGCGCTGCTGACCAGCGTCAGCCTGCAGGCCGCCGAACCAGCCAAGGCTGTTGGCGCAGGGGAAGGCCAACTGGATATCGTCGCCTGGCCGGGCTACATCGAACGCGGTGAAACCGACAAGGCCTACGATTGGGTGACCGGATTCGAGAAAGAAACCGGCTGCAAGGTCAATGTGAAAACCGCCGCGACCTCCGACGAAATGGTCAGTCTGATGACCAAGGGCGGCTACGACCTGGTCACCGCCTCCGGCGATGCCTCGCTGCGGCTGATTGCCGGCAAGCGCGTGCAGCCGATCAATACCGCCCTGATTCCCAACTGGAAGAACCTCGATCCACGTCTCAAGGATGCGCCGTGGTACGTGGTCAACCAGCAGACCTACGGCACCCCGTACCAGTGGGGGCCGAACGTGCTGATGTACAACACCGACGTGTTCAAGCAACCGCCCACCAGCTGGAGCGTGCTGTTCAGCGCCCAGGACCTGCCGGACGGCAAGCCGAACAAAGGTCGCGTACAAGCCTATGATGGCCCGATCTATATCGCCGACGCGGCGCTGTACCTCAAGACCGCCAAGCCCGAGCTGGGCATCAAGGACCCGTACCAACTCGATGAAGCGCAATACAAGGCCGTGCTGGAATTGCTGCGGGCCCAGCAACCGTTGATCCACCGCTACTGGCACGACACCACCGTGCAGATGAGCGACTTCAAGAACGAAGGTGTGGTGGCGTCCGGCGCCTGGCCGTATCAGGTCGACGGCCTGATGAACGAGAAACAACCGATCGCCTCGACCATTCCAAAAGAAGGCGCCACCGGCTGGGCCGATACCACGATGCTCCACGCCGACGCCAAGCACCCCAACTGTGCGTACAAGTGGATGGACTGGTCGCTGCAACCGAAAGTCCAGGGTGACGTGGCGGCCTGGTTCGGTTCCCTGCCAGCGGTGCCGGCAGCGTGCACGGGCAGTGAACTGCTGGGGGCCGAAGGCTGCAAGACCAACGGCTTCGACCAGTTCGACAAGATCGCCTTCTGGAAAACTCCACAGGCCGAGGGCGGCAAGTACGTGCCCTACAGCCGCTGGACCCAGGACTACATTGCGATCATGGGTGGGCGCTAAGTCCCTCAGTCGGCGAAAAAACCGGAGCTGAGCACCGCTCTTGTGACGAGGGGTTTTATCCCCTCGCCACAGGTCCGTGCCCGACAATCCAGCCATGACTCAATAGAAGCCCCGCTTTCTGGAGCACCGCACCATGACACTTGCAGTCCAGTTCACCCAGGTATCCCGTCAGTTCGGTGAAGTGAAGGCCGTTGACCGGGTTTCCATCGACATCCAGGACGGCGAGTTCTTTTCCATGCTGGGCCCTTCCGGTTCGGGCAAGACCACCTGCCTGCGGCTGATCGCCGGTTTCGAACAGCCCAGCGCCGGCTCGATCCGTATCCATGGCGAGGAAGCCGCCGGATTGCCGCCCTATCAGCGCGACGTGAACACGGTCTTCCAGGATTACGCCCTGTTTCCCCATATGAATGTGCGCGACAACGTCGCCTATGGCCTGAAGGTCAAAGGCGTCGCCAAGGCCGAGCGCATCCAGCGCGCCGATGAAGCCCTGCAGATGGTTGCCCTGGGCGGCTATGGCGAGCGCAAGCCGGTGCAACTTTCCGGCGGCCAGCGCCAGCGCGTGGCCCTGGCCCGGGCGCTGGTCAACCGTCCACGGGTGTTGCTGCTGGACGAACCCCTGGGCGCCCTCGATCTCAAGCTGCGCGAACAGATGCAGGGAGAGTTGAAGAAACTGCAACGCCAGTTGGGCATCACTTTCATTT
This genomic interval carries:
- a CDS encoding ABC transporter ATP-binding protein, yielding MTLAVQFTQVSRQFGEVKAVDRVSIDIQDGEFFSMLGPSGSGKTTCLRLIAGFEQPSAGSIRIHGEEAAGLPPYQRDVNTVFQDYALFPHMNVRDNVAYGLKVKGVAKAERIQRADEALQMVALGGYGERKPVQLSGGQRQRVALARALVNRPRVLLLDEPLGALDLKLREQMQGELKKLQRQLGITFIFVTHDQTEALSMSDRVAVFNKGRIEQVDTPRNLYMKPATTFVAEFVGTSNVIRGELARQLSGYPQAFSIRPEHVRFAEGPLAGNEIEVQGLLHDIQYQGSATRYEVKLDNGQTLNLSQANTQWTDNAAQHQAGQPLRIRWAREAMVVLHDTVGGEV